The genomic DNA GAGCCAATCAGCTGGCAACGCAGCGAAGGATATGGCTGGACGTCCGTGATGCGCCGTAGCACCCCATTTCGCGCTCGATTTTCACGACGTGGCAGAGTGCGGCTTTTGTAACAGGGTCGCAGGTCTGCTTCGCACCCTGCCCTGTTCGAACTTGGTTGCAACAATGCAAGCTTCGCCCCGGCTCGCTCGCGATTTCGGTGATGGCGTCGAACCGAACAAGCAACTAGCCTGCCCCAAGCTGCTCGTTCGCGCCGGCATTCACAATCAAGGCCATCCAGAAATGACCGCTTCACCTTCCTTTCTCGGCTTTCCCGATCGCCTCGCAGAAGGCCGTACACCCCGCGCGGTGATCTTCGGAGCCGGTCACGGCAGCACCTATCCCGGCAAGGACAGCAGCGGCTATGTCCTGGCCGCCGGTGCCATCCGCGCGGCGAGCCAGGGCGATGCGCCGCTGATCGAGAACTGGGATTTCGATCTCGGCGGCCCGCTGTTCGACGGCAAGCCGGTCTGCTGCGTCGACGCCGGCAACGTCTTGACCATCATGCACGACAATGACGGCAACCGCGCCCGGATCGAGGCGAAGACGCGCGAGGTCCTGGCATTGCAGGCTGTGCCGACCCTGCTCGGCGGCGACGATTCCGTGGTCATTCCCTTCCTCGCCGGCTTTACGGATCACGGGCCAGTCTGGATCCTGCAGATCGATGCCCATATCGATTGGCGCGACGAGGTCGATGGCGAACGCTTCGGCTATTCGAGCCCGATGCGCCGGGCGAGCGAGATGCCGCATATCGCCGGCATCGTACAGGTCGGCCTGCGCAGCGTCGGCAGCGCACGCCGCGCAGAAATCGAAGCGGCGCGGCGCTACGGCAGCCGCTTCGTGACCGCCCGCGAGGTTCATGCCCAAGGCGTCGAAGCCGCTCTCATGCATATTCCGGAAGGCGCGCAAGTCGTCGTCACCCTCGACTGCGATGGCCTCGATCCCTTCATCATGCCAGGCGTGGCGGCGCGCACACCCGGCGGTCTCACCTACACGCAGGTGATCGACCTGATCGCGGGTCTCGGCAAGCGGGGCAGGATCGCCGGGTTCGATCTCGTCGAGTTCTATCCTCCCGCCGACATTGACGGCCTGTCGGCGCTCACCGCAGCGAGACTTATCGTCAATGCGATCGGCGCCATCGTCCGGCAGGGTTAGACCCGGCTTCGGCCTCCAGATATTGCACGAGGCAACCGCCCTACCCTTTTGGAAACGTTCCTTTATCGTTGCCAGAAAGGCAGCTTGGCGATCTCTTCGTCCACCTGATGTCTCGTCAAACCGATATCGTCGATCAGATGCGGATTGGTTTCCGAGATTCGCTTGAGGTCCCAGCGAAAGTGCGTCTGCTCGCGCCAACCCGCGACGATGCTTCGCAGGGTCGCCAGGCTGTAACGCCGAGGCGACATTTTCGACGGCCTTACGACCGTCGCTCTGCACGCTGCCTGATGCGGCGCCGGGGCAAAAATATCGTTCATGGCAACCTCCTGATGGTTGAGGCCCGTAGGCGATCGACCTGAAAGAGGTTGAATTCTGCAGGAGGCGAACAGCGCCGTAATTAAGCCCTCCCAAATAGTTCCAAAAAGTTCCAAACGGACTATAGATGCGCCGCATGCAGGGCTCGCGCTTCGCCTTCGGTCCATTCGTGCTTGATCCGGGTGCGGGAACGCTCCTTCGGAACGATGTCCCTGTTGCCGTTGGCAATCGCGGGATAAAGCTGCTTGCCGCGCTCGCCGGACGGCCCGGAGAAATCCTGGGCAAGGCCGAGTTGATGGATGCTGCGTGGCCGGGCACGGCCGTCGAGGAAGGCAACCTCACCGTTCAGATCGCGCAGCTCAGGAAGCTGCTCGGTCCGGCCGCCGATGGCGGTGAATGGATCGCCACGGTTCCGCGCGTCGGCTACCGCTTCACCGGAGCGATCGAACAGCTCGGCGGCGCGGTGCGAAAGCCTTTGCCGCTGCCCAGCAAGCCATCGATAGCGGTGCTGCCCTTCGTTGCTTTCTCCAGCGATCCCGAGCAGGACTCCTTCGCGGATGGGCTGACCGAGGATCTGATCACCGACCTGTCCAGGAATGCCGGCCTGTTCGTCATCGCCCGCAACTCGGTCTTTGCCTACAAAGGCAAGGCGATGGACGTGCGCAGGATCGCCGAGGAGCTTGGCGTGCGCTACCTGCTGGAGGGCAGCGCAAGACGCGCCGCCGGGCGCGTGCGCATCAACGCGCAACTGGTCGACGCGGTGAGCGGCGAACATCTGTGGGCGGAACGCTTCGATCGCAGCCTGGAAGATATTTTTGCCGTCCAGGACGAGGTGACGGCCAAGATCGTGGAGGCGTTGCTCGGCCGCCTGCGCGCGCCGCCGCCGCGCAACCGGCCCAGGAACCTCGAGGCCTATGATCTGTGCGTGCGGGCGCGCAAGCTGATCGACGACTCGCCGCAGACGGCACGGGAAGCGCATCTGATGCTGATGCGCGCGGTTTCGCTCGATCCGGACTATGCCGAGGCTTATCGCTGGCTTGCCATGAACCATTGGATGGGATGGGTGCATTGGGGCGAACCCATCGAACCCAACCGCGGCGTCGCCCTGGAACTGGCGCGCAAGGCTGTCGCGATCGATCCCAACGATGCCGGCTGCCACTGGGTGCTGGCCAACCTGCTTGCCTATGAGCGCCGCTTCGACGAGGCGGACGCTGAATTCGCCAAGGCGATCGAGCTCGACCCGAACGATGCCGACACCTGGGCGACGATATCAGACATCGAGGTTCTGGCCGGCCAGATCGAGGAAAGCCTCGAGCACATTCGCAAGGCGTTCCGGCTCAACCCTTATCCGCCGAGCTGGTACTATCTGACACTCGGCCAGGCGCAGTATGCGGCCGGCGAGTACGAAGCCGCCGTCGAGACGCTGCGCAGGGACGAGACCTATCGCACGAGCTCACGCCGTTTCCTGGCGGCAAGCCTTGCCCAACTCGGCCGGTTCGACGAGGCGCGCGCAGAGGTCGAGATGTTCCTCGTCGCCAACCCGCATTTCAGCACCAGCCACTGGGTCTGGACCGAACCGTTCCGCGACGCCGCGACGCTCGAGCATTTCGTCGACGGCTTTCGCAAGGCTGGTTTGCCGGAGTGACGGTCGGCGCGCCCCTCCAAACGGTCATCCTATCCGGAAGGCGGTCGCCCCCTACTCCTCAAAACGGCCCGTGGCGTCGCGATCACGTTCGTATCGTCTGTTGAGCGGAAACGGCGGCAACCAGGACTCGCGGCGGACGGTCCACAGTTCGTAGGTTGGCCTCAGTTGGTCAGGGGCGTCCAGCGATCCCAGGCTGACTTCGATTTCGTCCGCGGTGCGCGCGAAAACGGACGAGCCGCAGCGCGGGCAGAAGAACCGCCCGGCATAGTCGCGCGTTTCGCCGGCGATCGTCACCGCATCTTGAGGGAAAATCGCGGAAGCGTGAAACAGCGACCCGTGATGCTTGCGGCAGTCGAGACAGTGACAAATGCCGACCCTGTATGGGCGACCCGACGCCACGATCCGGACCTTGCCGCACAGGCAACCGCCCGTGAACCTGTCCATGTTGCGTCTCCTCCAAAATCGATCGGCCGGAACGTTTACAACGAACCGCGCCGAGCCGTCCATGAAAGCTGCGCCGTCTCGCTTGCTTGGCCCCCAAACCGAATTGCATAACTTGTCTCATGGCTGCCGGAATCTCCGAGCGGATAACCGCTTTCGTCGAAGCTCTCCCATTGAAACCGGGACTTCGCGTCCTGGAGATCGGATGCGGCCCCGGCGTTGCCGCTCGTGCCGTCGCTCGCCGTATCGGCCATGGCTTCATTCTGGCCATCGACCGTTCGGAAAAGGCAATCCAATTGGCGCGGGCGGGATCGGCCGATGAGATGGCTTTGGGCTGCCTTGATTTCAGGTGCGTAGCGATCGAGGACTTCGCGTTGAGGTCAGGCGAAGACCTCTTCGATATCGCCTTTGCGATGCGGGTCGGCGCCCTTGACGGGCGTCACCCCGAGGCTGGCCGGGCGGCGTTGACGCGCATCAAGTCCGCCCTGAAACCAGGTGGCCGGCTGTTCATCGACGGCGGCGATCCACTGAAGGAGGTCGAGTTAGGGGGCGCCCTGCCTCTTTAGAAAAACCCGTCGAGAAACGCAGCCGTCTCGCCTGAAATGCCGATGACCTTGTTCGTCGCCTGGCGGTAGAATTTGAAATTGAGCTCGGTCTCGGGCCGACCGTCCTTCCAGTCCTTGAACCGCTTGAGCTCGTCCCGGCCCAATCGCCGAGCGGTCGATGCGGTGCGGCGGATGGAAACACTGACGCGCGGCGTCTGCCGTTCGAGGTCGGGCCTTCTGGGGGCGGCTTCGGACAGCGTGATGATGCCGCGCGCGACGAGTCCCTGCCCGCCTTCGTTCTCGCTGGCGAACAGGAAGATGACGTCGCCCTCGGCGATTTGCTTGCCGCCATACATGGTCTTCTGCGCGGCGAAGATGAATGTCTCCGCCTGCGGATCCCTGATCTCGGCCTTGATCGCGAACGCCATGGCTTCGACGGCTCTCAGCCGACGCCGATCTGATAGCTCAGGGTCCGCTTCGCGCCCGGCTCGATCAGCATCACGCCTGGCTTGTCGGCAAATTCGCCGTCGAAATCGACCGGGCTTGCGAGGCCATGCCAGGGCTCGATGCACAGGAACGGCGCCCCGCCGGGTTTGGACCAGATGCCCAGCTCGTTGAACCCCTGCCAGGACATCTCTATCGATGGGCCGCGGTCGGCGGCATAGCGGACGCTGGTGCTGGCAGGCTGGTCCAGGATGACCGCGTCATCGTCGAACAGCCGTTCGGAGAGCGCAAGCGCCTTGCCTTCGATGGGCGTTGGCTGCGGTGCCGGGAGCAAAAGCCCATCCTTCAGGCGGCGGATCGGCGCGGGCTCATTGTCGGCAAAGGTCAGCCGATAGGCTTCCTTGGGCAGTTCCGGCAGCAGCGGCCAGTTGAAGGCGGGGTGAGCGCCGATCGAGGCCGGCAGCAGTTCTTCGCCTATGTTGGTAACTTCGAAGGTCACGTCTAGCTGCCGAGGAGCGAGGCTATAGCTTACGGTCAGATAGAAAGCGAATGGGTAATGGACACTGGTTTCGGCACCGTCCATTAGGACCAGGGTGCAGGACGAAGGCGTCCGCTGCACCCAGGCGAAGCGCCTGTCGCGGGCGAAACCATGCTGCGTCATCGGATAGTTTTGGCCGCGATGGCGCAACCGGTCGCCCTTGAGCCGGCCGACGATCGGAAACAGGACTGGGGAATGGCGCCGCCAGGCAGGCCCTGCCTGCCACAGAAGCTCCGTGCCGTCGGCGTCGCGCAAGGAAACCAATTCGGCGCCCTGCCCGACGATGGTCGCCGAGATGCCGTCACCGTGAAGCATCAGGCTATCCTGTTCCATGTGACCTCGCGGCTGGCTCGTGTGCCCGGCAGGCTAGCAAAAGGCCGCGCGTGAACTCAAGGGCGGCGGGCCATGACGCACTTCACGCTTTCAGGACGAACGATCCACGACCCGTGCCTGCCCGAAAAAAGTGGCCGGAGGTTGCCCTCCAGCCACGCCAAGGTCAGCAGTGGTGCCTGCTACGGTCCGGACTATTCGCGCTCGCCGGTGAAATTCAGCAGCAGCTGGAAGATGTTGATGAAATTCAGATAGAGCGAGAAGGCGCCGAAGACGGCGAGCTTCTGCTGCGATTCCGCGTCGAAATTGTCGGCATACTGCTCCTTGATCGTCTGCGTATCCCAGGCGGTCAGGCCGATGAAGACGGCAATGCCGATCACCGAGATGGCAAACTGCAGCGCGGTCGAGCCCAGGAACAGGTTGACGAGGCTGGCAATCACCACGCCGATCAGGCCCATGATCAGGAAGGACGAGAACTGCGTCAGGTCGCGCCTGGTCGTGTAGCCATAGAGGCTGGTGGCGCCGAACATCGTCGCAGCGATGAAGAAGGTGCGCGCGATGCTGGTGCCGGTGAACACCAGGAACACGGAAGCGAGCGACAGGCCCATGACGGCACAGAAGGCCCAGAACATGGCCTGCGCGCTTGCCGCCGACATCGTCTGCATCTTGAACGAGAAGAGCATGACGAAGGCGAGCGGCGCCAGCATCACCACCCATTTCAGCGGGCTGGAGAAGATCGGCACGTAGAGCGCCGGCGTCGAGGCGACGGCCAAGGCGACAAGGCCGGTGACGACGAGGCCGAGGCCCATATAGTTGTAGACGCGCAGCATGTGCTTGCGCAGGCCCTCGTCATAGACCGCGCCGGTCTGGACGCCGGCGCCCATTCGGTATCCCAGATTGGGGCTGTTCATTTGGGTTCTCCTTGGTTGGATCGGTTTGATTGGGCGTTTCAGTAAAGCGTTCGGGCCAGCTTTTCGGCGGCCCGGTCGAGATCGCCGGCATCGCCTCGTCCGACGACGGCGTAGGCCACCTCGCCGATCTGGAAATAGGCGGATGAGATATCGCCCGAGGGCGCGACCGTCGGTTTCACCACGTCGAACGTGCCCGGCCTGATGGCGAAGAGCGACACCAGGCCGAGGTCCTTCGTCTCGACCGCCATCTCGACGCTCGGCCCGAAACGCGACGGATAGATCTGGACGTCTCGTATCTTCCAGTCATCGGGAAGCGAGGGCATGACGATCGCTGTCGCGGCGCGGATTTCGTCGGCATTGTAATTTGGCGCTTCGGCCTGAGATGGCATCGTCTCGCGCACCAGCGTCGTCCGGTGCGCGCTCACCGCTTCCTCGACATAGGCGGGCGGCTGCGTCGAGGCGACAACCTTGGTCACCGCGATCGGCCCGAAGAAGCCGTTGGCGAGCCAGCCCGCCGCCACCAGCACGGCGGCCGCGGCCGCCCGCTGCAGCACGGAAAAGACGCGATCCCTGGCGAGCGCCCTCTCCAGCCGGCGCGCCGCCTCGGTTGTTGCCGGCTGCGCCATGCCGCCCGACCCGGCCAACGCCACGCGCAACTCGTCGCGCGTCCTGAGATCGGACATCACCCGCGCCGCCACCTCGGGACGGGCGGACAGGAACGCCTCGACCTCGATGCGGCGGGCAACGTCGAGCTGATCGTCGACATAGGCGTCGAGATCGGCATCGGTTACGGGATCGACGATAGCGGTCATGGTTCAACTCCCACGATCCTCAGGTGATTTTTGCCGCGCGCCGAAGCGCCCTCCTCCATCTCGCGCAGCGCGGCACGCGCGCGGCCGATGCGCGACATCAACGTTCCGAGCGGCACGCCGCTGACTTCCGCTGCCTGGGCGTAGCTCAGCCCTTCGATGGCGACGAGATGCAGGGCGGAGCGTTGTTCCTCAGGCAGCGACAGGAAGGCTTCCCGCACCTGCGAGAGGCGCACCCGGTGATCCTGCGGCGCGGGTGCGCTGACATCGGCAAGATGTCCGGCCTGCTCGATGCGCGCGGCTTCCGACCGGCGCGAGCGCACACCGTCGATGAAGATGTTGTGCACGATCGCGAGCAGCCAGGCGCGCAAATTGCCGCCCGAGCGAAAGGTGCCGCGACGCTCATAGGCGCGCACCAGCGCATCGTGGACCAGATCCTCCGCATCGGCGCTGTCGCGCGTCAGCGAGCGCGCGTAGCGCCGCAGCGACCCCAACTGCCCGACAATATCGACCATCGACCGTTTCATGCCCTGTTTACGGAGCATGTGGGGACTTTAATCCCGCCCGCCGCTTTCTTTTGCGATTACGGGACACGCCACCAGCCGAGACTTTGCCAGTCGCCGGCTCGCCAGCCGTCCAGATGCCGACGCTTGTCCGCTTCAGACATGGCGAACGAAAACCGCTGGCGAAGCGCGGCCGATTTGCGTATCACTCCGCCGCCATTGGAGCCTCATCGATGTTCGAAAACCTGCAGCCCGCGCCCTCCGACAAGATCCTCGCCCTGATCGGCCTCTACCGCGCCGACACGCGGCCCGGCAAGGTCGACCTCGGCGTCGGCGTCTACAAGGATCGGGATGGCAAAACACCGGTGATGCGCGCCGTTCGCGAGGCGGAGAAGCGGCTGCTCGCCAGCCAGGACACCAAGACCTATCTCGGTCTTGCCGGCGATACCGGCTTCAACGCCGCGATGATCAAGCTTGCCTTCGGCGAGAAGGCGGATCTTTCGCGCATCCGCGCGGCGCAAGCGCCGGGCGGATCGGGCGCGCTCAGGCTGGTGGCGGAACTTCTGCAGCGCACGCGCCCCGGCGCGACGGTCTGGCTGTCCGATCCGACCTGGCCGAACCACCTGCCGGTGATGCGCGCCGCCGGCCTCAAGGTGCGCGACTATCCCTATTTCGACGCCGCGTCGGGCGCCGTCCGCTTCGACGACATGGTGGCGGCGCTCAAGACGGCCAACAGCGGCGATGTCGTGCTGCTGCATGGCTGCTGTCACAACCCGACGGGCGCCAATCTCGATGCGGCGCAGTGGGCCAAGGTTGCCGAGGTGCTGCTCGAGCGCGACCTGCTGCCCTTCGTCGATATCGCTTACCAGGGTTTCGGCGAAGGCCTCGACGCCGACGCCGCCGGACTGCGGCTGCTGGCCGACAAGGTCCCGGAAATGGTCGTGGCCTCGAGCTGTTCGAAGAATTTCGCCGTCTATCGCGACCGCGTCGGCGCCGCGATGATCATGGCCAAGGACAGCGCGCAGGCGGATGTGGCGATGAGCCAGATGCTGGCGGCGGCCCGAGCGCTCTATTCAATGCCGCCGGACCACGGCGCGGCGGCCGTGCGCATGGTGCTGGAAGACGCCTCGCTCAAGAAGGACTGGGAAGCGGAGCTCGAAGAGATGCGCTTGCGCATGCTCAGGCTGCGCGTCGCTTTCGCCGAGGCGTTGCGCCGGCAGTCCAACTCCGACCGCTTCGATTTCGTCGCCAGCCATCGCGGCATGTTCTCCCGCCTCGGGCTGACGGAAGCCCAAGTCGAGCGCCTGCGCACCGAACATGCCGTCTATATGGTTGGCGACAGCCGCATCAACGTGGCCGGCCTGCCGGAGGACGGCATGGACGATCTCGCCAAGGCGATCGTCTCGGTTCTCGACTGAAAACGGCGCAACTGTGGACAATAGGCTTTTGCCGGCCAGCGGGATTGGCCGCCTGCCGCTGCGCGCGCTAGAGTTTGCAAGATGAAACCCTCGAAGGACATTTCCCGGCTGATCGAGATCATGGCGGCGCTCAGGGCGCCGAAGACTGGCTGTCCATGGGACATCGAGCAGAATTTCTCGACCATCGCGCCCTACACGATCGAGGAAGCCTATGAGGTGGCGGACGCGATCGCGCGGGGCGATCTCGACGATCTGCGCGAGGAACTGGGCGACCTCTTGCTGCAGGTCGTCTATCATGCGCAGATGGCCGAGGAAGCCGGCGAGTTCGCGTTCGGCGACGTCGTCGAGGCCATCACCACCAAGATGATCCGCCGCCATCCGCATGTCTTCGGCGACGAGGAAGCGCGCAGCGCCGGCATGGCCAAGGGCATGTGGGAGAAGATCAAGTCGGCGGAGAAGGCCGACAAGCGCAACGCCCGCATCGCGCGCGGCCTCGACCCGGAAGATCACGGCAAGGGTTATCTTGACAGCGTGCCGGTTGCGCTGCCTGCCTTGACCCGTGCGCTCAAGCTGCAGGAGAAAGCGGCCCGCGTCGGTTTCGACTGGAGCGAGGCGGCGCCGATCCTCGACAAGATCGAGGAAGAGATCGGCGAGTTGCGCGAGGCGCTCGCCACGGGTGACGCAGCGCCCATCAAGGACGAGTTCGGCGACATGCTGTTTGCCGTCGTCAACCTCGGCCGCCATTTGAAGCTTGATGCCGAAGCCGCGCTCAGCGGCACCAACGAGAAATTCCGCTCGCGATTCCACTATGTCGAGCAGGCTCTGGAGGCTGCGGGTAGTACGCTCGAGAGAGCGACGCTGGACGAGATGGAAGCGCTCTGGCAGCAGGCCAAAAGCGCAAAATAAGCAGCAGGTTAACTGCCTGTCTTGCGATGCAGCCTGCTCTCGATCTCTTGCCGGGCGCTGTGCGTCGCCGTCAGCGAGAGGGTGACGCTGCCGTCCTCGTTGTCGGTCCGTGAGACGACATCGCCGTTGCGGTAGAGCCAGTCGACCTGGCCGAGTTGGGCCGGGCTCAGCGTCACCGTCATTG from Mesorhizobium sp. M1E.F.Ca.ET.045.02.1.1 includes the following:
- a CDS encoding Bax inhibitor-1/YccA family protein, whose amino-acid sequence is MNSPNLGYRMGAGVQTGAVYDEGLRKHMLRVYNYMGLGLVVTGLVALAVASTPALYVPIFSSPLKWVVMLAPLAFVMLFSFKMQTMSAASAQAMFWAFCAVMGLSLASVFLVFTGTSIARTFFIAATMFGATSLYGYTTRRDLTQFSSFLIMGLIGVVIASLVNLFLGSTALQFAISVIGIAVFIGLTAWDTQTIKEQYADNFDAESQQKLAVFGAFSLYLNFINIFQLLLNFTGERE
- a CDS encoding sigma-70 family RNA polymerase sigma factor; translation: MLRKQGMKRSMVDIVGQLGSLRRYARSLTRDSADAEDLVHDALVRAYERRGTFRSGGNLRAWLLAIVHNIFIDGVRSRRSEAARIEQAGHLADVSAPAPQDHRVRLSQVREAFLSLPEEQRSALHLVAIEGLSYAQAAEVSGVPLGTLMSRIGRARAALREMEEGASARGKNHLRIVGVEP
- the mazG gene encoding nucleoside triphosphate pyrophosphohydrolase, with product MKPSKDISRLIEIMAALRAPKTGCPWDIEQNFSTIAPYTIEEAYEVADAIARGDLDDLREELGDLLLQVVYHAQMAEEAGEFAFGDVVEAITTKMIRRHPHVFGDEEARSAGMAKGMWEKIKSAEKADKRNARIARGLDPEDHGKGYLDSVPVALPALTRALKLQEKAARVGFDWSEAAPILDKIEEEIGELREALATGDAAPIKDEFGDMLFAVVNLGRHLKLDAEAALSGTNEKFRSRFHYVEQALEAAGSTLERATLDEMEALWQQAKSAK
- a CDS encoding DUF1127 domain-containing protein, translated to MNDIFAPAPHQAACRATVVRPSKMSPRRYSLATLRSIVAGWREQTHFRWDLKRISETNPHLIDDIGLTRHQVDEEIAKLPFWQR
- a CDS encoding winged helix-turn-helix domain-containing protein, translating into MRRMQGSRFAFGPFVLDPGAGTLLRNDVPVAVGNRGIKLLAALAGRPGEILGKAELMDAAWPGTAVEEGNLTVQIAQLRKLLGPAADGGEWIATVPRVGYRFTGAIEQLGGAVRKPLPLPSKPSIAVLPFVAFSSDPEQDSFADGLTEDLITDLSRNAGLFVIARNSVFAYKGKAMDVRRIAEELGVRYLLEGSARRAAGRVRINAQLVDAVSGEHLWAERFDRSLEDIFAVQDEVTAKIVEALLGRLRAPPPRNRPRNLEAYDLCVRARKLIDDSPQTAREAHLMLMRAVSLDPDYAEAYRWLAMNHWMGWVHWGEPIEPNRGVALELARKAVAIDPNDAGCHWVLANLLAYERRFDEADAEFAKAIELDPNDADTWATISDIEVLAGQIEESLEHIRKAFRLNPYPPSWYYLTLGQAQYAAGEYEAAVETLRRDETYRTSSRRFLAASLAQLGRFDEARAEVEMFLVANPHFSTSHWVWTEPFRDAATLEHFVDGFRKAGLPE
- a CDS encoding class I SAM-dependent methyltransferase, with the protein product MAAGISERITAFVEALPLKPGLRVLEIGCGPGVAARAVARRIGHGFILAIDRSEKAIQLARAGSADEMALGCLDFRCVAIEDFALRSGEDLFDIAFAMRVGALDGRHPEAGRAALTRIKSALKPGGRLFIDGGDPLKEVELGGALPL
- a CDS encoding aldose 1-epimerase family protein, whose translation is MEQDSLMLHGDGISATIVGQGAELVSLRDADGTELLWQAGPAWRRHSPVLFPIVGRLKGDRLRHRGQNYPMTQHGFARDRRFAWVQRTPSSCTLVLMDGAETSVHYPFAFYLTVSYSLAPRQLDVTFEVTNIGEELLPASIGAHPAFNWPLLPELPKEAYRLTFADNEPAPIRRLKDGLLLPAPQPTPIEGKALALSERLFDDDAVILDQPASTSVRYAADRGPSIEMSWQGFNELGIWSKPGGAPFLCIEPWHGLASPVDFDGEFADKPGVMLIEPGAKRTLSYQIGVG
- a CDS encoding GFA family protein — protein: MDRFTGGCLCGKVRIVASGRPYRVGICHCLDCRKHHGSLFHASAIFPQDAVTIAGETRDYAGRFFCPRCGSSVFARTADEIEVSLGSLDAPDQLRPTYELWTVRRESWLPPFPLNRRYERDRDATGRFEE
- a CDS encoding amino acid aminotransferase translates to MFENLQPAPSDKILALIGLYRADTRPGKVDLGVGVYKDRDGKTPVMRAVREAEKRLLASQDTKTYLGLAGDTGFNAAMIKLAFGEKADLSRIRAAQAPGGSGALRLVAELLQRTRPGATVWLSDPTWPNHLPVMRAAGLKVRDYPYFDAASGAVRFDDMVAALKTANSGDVVLLHGCCHNPTGANLDAAQWAKVAEVLLERDLLPFVDIAYQGFGEGLDADAAGLRLLADKVPEMVVASSCSKNFAVYRDRVGAAMIMAKDSAQADVAMSQMLAAARALYSMPPDHGAAAVRMVLEDASLKKDWEAELEEMRLRMLRLRVAFAEALRRQSNSDRFDFVASHRGMFSRLGLTEAQVERLRTEHAVYMVGDSRINVAGLPEDGMDDLAKAIVSVLD
- a CDS encoding agmatinase, with the translated sequence MTASPSFLGFPDRLAEGRTPRAVIFGAGHGSTYPGKDSSGYVLAAGAIRAASQGDAPLIENWDFDLGGPLFDGKPVCCVDAGNVLTIMHDNDGNRARIEAKTREVLALQAVPTLLGGDDSVVIPFLAGFTDHGPVWILQIDAHIDWRDEVDGERFGYSSPMRRASEMPHIAGIVQVGLRSVGSARRAEIEAARRYGSRFVTAREVHAQGVEAALMHIPEGAQVVVTLDCDGLDPFIMPGVAARTPGGLTYTQVIDLIAGLGKRGRIAGFDLVEFYPPADIDGLSALTAARLIVNAIGAIVRQG
- a CDS encoding anti-sigma factor; translation: MTAIVDPVTDADLDAYVDDQLDVARRIEVEAFLSARPEVAARVMSDLRTRDELRVALAGSGGMAQPATTEAARRLERALARDRVFSVLQRAAAAAVLVAAGWLANGFFGPIAVTKVVASTQPPAYVEEAVSAHRTTLVRETMPSQAEAPNYNADEIRAATAIVMPSLPDDWKIRDVQIYPSRFGPSVEMAVETKDLGLVSLFAIRPGTFDVVKPTVAPSGDISSAYFQIGEVAYAVVGRGDAGDLDRAAEKLARTLY